One window of Alteromonas sp. LMIT006 genomic DNA carries:
- a CDS encoding TetR/AcrR family transcriptional regulator has product MKQSNKHAAGRPKDMKKRNLILCSASELFLRQGFGQTSMDVVARDAGVSKQTVYSHFANKDELFEACITRTCHEYQLDNIDAISVSQPAGLAEKLHAIATQFVALMHDPRVIAMYAVVIAESKNNPSVAEIFYKAGPDPAILTVSECLMQADDTLPPDKAHELAIDFYNLLKGDYHFRSILSMSYAMTKAEQRHFVDKTCHKFMRLLPSK; this is encoded by the coding sequence TTGAAACAAAGCAATAAACATGCCGCTGGCCGTCCTAAAGACATGAAAAAACGCAATTTAATATTGTGTAGCGCCAGTGAACTTTTTTTACGCCAAGGTTTTGGCCAAACTTCGATGGATGTGGTCGCCCGTGATGCTGGGGTATCCAAGCAAACAGTGTATTCTCACTTTGCTAACAAAGACGAATTATTTGAAGCGTGTATCACGCGCACCTGTCATGAATACCAACTCGATAACATTGATGCCATATCAGTCTCTCAACCTGCAGGACTTGCCGAAAAACTGCATGCAATAGCCACGCAATTTGTTGCATTAATGCATGATCCTCGAGTGATCGCTATGTATGCTGTGGTGATTGCCGAGTCCAAAAACAACCCGAGTGTGGCCGAGATTTTTTATAAAGCAGGGCCGGATCCAGCCATCTTAACGGTGTCAGAATGCTTGATGCAAGCGGATGATACGTTGCCACCAGACAAGGCGCACGAACTGGCCATTGACTTTTATAACCTTCTCAAAGGTGATTATCATTTTCGCAGTATTCTAAGTATGTCATATGCTATGACCAAAGCGGAACAACGTCATTTTGTAGACAAAACCTGCCATAAATTCATGCGTTTATTACCATCGAAATAA
- a CDS encoding aspartate carbamoyltransferase produces MATDLTGQHILSVTQFDRDAIERVFHVADLMRPYALREKRTEVLRGAILGNLFFEPSTRTRVSFGTAFNLLGGSVRETTGMSNSALAKGESLYDTARVLSGYSDIIAMRHPDAGSVAEFATGSRVPVLNGGDGANEHPTQALLDLYTIAKECAAHGKGIDGLHIAMIGDLKHGRTVHSLSRLLCLYKNIRFTLISPNELGMPQYILDDIVNHGHELVITEQLEGSVNADICYQTRVQEERFASQDDANKYRGKFRLDQAIYTKHFQSNTVIMHPLPRDSRMEANELDNDLNSHPNLAIFRQTDNGVLVRMALFALTLGVADQVQEHEKPVVWFRNKS; encoded by the coding sequence ATGGCAACCGACCTGACTGGACAGCATATTTTATCAGTCACCCAATTTGACAGAGATGCAATTGAACGCGTATTTCACGTGGCAGACCTCATGCGCCCTTACGCCCTGCGTGAGAAACGCACCGAAGTTTTGCGCGGTGCTATTTTGGGTAATTTGTTCTTTGAACCCAGCACGCGAACTCGTGTCAGCTTTGGCACGGCGTTTAACTTACTCGGTGGGTCGGTACGGGAAACCACTGGCATGAGTAACTCTGCGCTGGCTAAAGGCGAGTCCTTATACGATACTGCTCGAGTACTTTCAGGATATTCGGACATCATCGCCATGCGCCATCCCGATGCGGGTTCGGTCGCAGAATTTGCCACTGGCTCACGTGTGCCAGTATTAAATGGCGGAGATGGTGCCAATGAGCACCCGACACAAGCACTTTTGGATTTGTATACCATTGCCAAAGAATGCGCAGCGCATGGCAAAGGCATCGATGGCCTGCACATCGCGATGATTGGCGATCTAAAGCATGGTCGTACCGTGCATTCACTGTCGCGTTTGTTGTGTTTATACAAAAATATTCGTTTTACCCTCATCTCACCTAACGAATTGGGCATGCCTCAGTATATTTTGGATGACATCGTCAATCACGGTCATGAGTTAGTCATCACCGAACAGCTAGAGGGCAGTGTGAATGCCGATATTTGTTATCAAACTCGTGTGCAAGAAGAACGTTTTGCTTCTCAGGATGACGCCAACAAATATCGCGGTAAATTCCGTCTTGACCAAGCCATTTATACCAAACACTTCCAGTCTAATACCGTGATCATGCACCCTTTACCTCGCGACTCACGGATGGAAGCCAATGAACTAGATAATGATCTCAACAGCCACCCCAACTTGGCTATTTTCCGACAAACCGATAACGGGGTACTCGTGAGGATGGCACTTTTTGCCTTGACGCTCGGGGTCGCTGATCAGGTCCAGGAACACGAAAAACCAGTTGTCTGGTTTCGCAACAAAAGCTAA
- the hemL gene encoding glutamate-1-semialdehyde 2,1-aminomutase, which produces MTISEELFARAQKTIPGGVNSPVRAFKAVGGTPRFITKADGPYIWDADGKRYIDYIQSWGPMVLGHNNPTIREAVITAAQNGLSFGAPTEAEIHMAEKVASMVPSMEMVRMVNSGTEATMSAIRLARGYTSRNKILKFEGCYHGHADSLLVKAGSGALTLGVPSSPGVPDDFAKHTITVEFNNLDSVAQAFAEEPNDIACIIVEPVAGNMNCIPPVEGFLEGLRDICDQYGAVLIFDEVMTGFRVSRGGAQERFGVKPDLTCLGKVIGGGMPVGCFGGRRDIITHIAPTGPIYQAGTLSGNPVAMAAGLAAMNQLEDRDLYTNIFSNTEKLAKGLTELAHSHGIPMTYNVAGSMFGIFFTDAEKVVNYQQAISCDNDRFKAFYHGMLDEGVYLAPAIFEAGFVSKAHDETIINDTLEAADRVFARIK; this is translated from the coding sequence ATGACAATTTCAGAAGAATTATTTGCCCGAGCGCAAAAAACCATTCCCGGTGGCGTTAACTCCCCAGTGCGAGCATTCAAGGCAGTTGGCGGGACGCCTCGTTTCATCACTAAAGCCGATGGACCTTATATTTGGGATGCCGATGGCAAACGTTACATCGATTATATTCAATCTTGGGGACCGATGGTATTAGGTCATAATAACCCAACCATCCGAGAGGCGGTGATTACTGCAGCGCAAAATGGCTTGAGTTTTGGTGCGCCGACAGAAGCAGAAATCCACATGGCAGAAAAAGTCGCTTCCATGGTGCCATCAATGGAAATGGTTCGAATGGTGAACTCGGGTACCGAAGCAACCATGTCTGCCATTCGTCTTGCACGCGGTTATACGTCACGCAACAAAATCCTCAAATTCGAAGGCTGTTACCACGGTCATGCTGATTCACTGTTAGTAAAAGCTGGTTCCGGTGCATTGACCCTAGGGGTGCCTTCATCGCCAGGCGTGCCAGATGATTTTGCTAAGCACACCATTACGGTTGAATTTAATAACCTCGATAGCGTTGCGCAAGCCTTTGCTGAAGAGCCTAATGATATTGCCTGCATCATCGTTGAGCCAGTCGCTGGCAACATGAATTGTATTCCACCGGTTGAGGGATTTTTGGAAGGCTTGCGTGACATTTGTGACCAATATGGTGCAGTATTGATTTTTGACGAAGTCATGACGGGCTTTCGCGTCTCGCGCGGTGGCGCGCAAGAGCGCTTCGGCGTAAAACCTGATTTGACCTGTTTAGGCAAAGTCATTGGTGGCGGTATGCCAGTAGGCTGTTTCGGCGGTCGCCGTGACATCATTACGCATATTGCGCCAACCGGACCTATCTATCAAGCAGGTACGTTATCGGGAAATCCGGTGGCCATGGCGGCAGGTCTTGCTGCAATGAACCAACTTGAAGATCGCGATTTGTATACTAATATTTTTAGTAATACTGAAAAACTTGCCAAAGGGTTGACCGAGTTAGCTCATTCACATGGGATCCCTATGACCTACAACGTCGCAGGATCCATGTTTGGCATCTTCTTTACTGATGCCGAAAAAGTCGTGAACTATCAACAGGCGATTAGCTGTGATAACGACCGTTTTAAGGCGTTTTACCATGGGATGTTGGATGAAGGTGTGTATTTGGCACCGGCTATTTTTGAGGCGGGCTTTGTGTCAAAAGCGCACGATGAAACTATCATCAACGACACGTTAGAGGCCGCAGATAGAGTTTTTGCTCGCATCAAGTAA
- a CDS encoding Dyp-type peroxidase, with translation MGQPQKGICAEPNLHAQFLMYNILDDDAQAMRAKLARVLEVFDYFDDEHYEAMVSGVIAVGVQYWSELYPGTQPKELTPFPDIEVADRSAPSQAYDLFIQIRADRLDIVHAIAVEVHQLLSIHVELIEDTRAFRYLDGRDLNGFILADDNPRGPERREVGVVGDYDPYFAGGSYVHVQRFRHDLQRWQLLSEKRQEQIMGRQKEHNLPTHEANLSSHYTRTRLTDLPGVEAHARQLRHSMPYANMQVQGEYFVSCCHSPRPFKAMLHSMYYGAGDGDYDAWLDYTNAEMGGAFFAPSIDFILANAT, from the coding sequence ATGGGCCAACCTCAAAAAGGCATTTGTGCAGAGCCAAATTTGCACGCACAGTTTTTGATGTACAACATCCTAGATGATGATGCGCAAGCCATGCGGGCTAAGCTTGCTCGTGTGCTTGAGGTATTTGATTATTTTGATGATGAACACTACGAAGCGATGGTGTCTGGTGTCATTGCTGTCGGGGTTCAATATTGGTCAGAACTATACCCTGGCACACAGCCCAAAGAACTCACGCCATTTCCTGACATTGAAGTTGCGGACCGCAGTGCGCCCTCACAAGCATATGATTTGTTCATACAAATCCGAGCCGACCGACTTGATATCGTGCATGCCATTGCGGTTGAGGTACACCAGCTCTTGAGCATCCATGTAGAGCTAATCGAAGATACCCGCGCATTTAGATACTTGGATGGGCGCGACCTAAACGGATTTATTCTGGCAGATGATAATCCACGCGGACCAGAGCGTCGCGAAGTCGGTGTTGTTGGGGATTATGATCCTTATTTTGCCGGAGGGAGCTATGTGCATGTGCAGCGTTTTCGCCACGATTTACAGCGTTGGCAATTACTCTCAGAGAAACGTCAAGAACAGATCATGGGGCGGCAAAAAGAACACAACTTACCCACACACGAGGCCAATCTGAGTTCTCATTATACGCGAACCCGTCTAACGGATTTACCAGGCGTAGAAGCCCACGCAAGGCAGCTTAGACACTCTATGCCGTATGCCAACATGCAAGTACAGGGCGAGTATTTTGTGTCTTGCTGTCATTCACCAAGACCATTCAAAGCCATGTTACACAGTATGTATTATGGTGCGGGAGATGGTGATTATGATGCGTGGTTGGATTACACCAATGCAGAAATGGGGGGCGCTTTTTTTGCACCCAGTATTGATTTTATTCTCGCCAATGCGACCTGA
- the ggt gene encoding gamma-glutamyltransferase, which yields MMKHLISLVLLINVTTAHAYDRVTGKPFASRSEVIAQHGMAATSQPLATQVALDILKSGGNAIDAAIAANAMLGLVEPTGCGIGGDLFAIVWDAKSQRLHGLNASGRSPMSLTREYFVENGFNKIPKFGPLPVSVPGTVDGWFMLHEKFGSKPMTQILEPSIEYARKGFPVSELIAYYLDRSVARIGSYEGFKETYMPDGEMPKKGEIFKNPFLASTYEKIATGGRDAFYKGDIARTIAAYMKEQGGFLTYEDLAQHRGNWIEPVSSNYRGYDVWELPPNGQGIAALQILNIMERYDVASMGFGSPEYVHTFVEAKKLAFADRAKWYADPEFNDIPVEQLISKAYAAERQALINPNKAAKRVDAGLNEGDTIYMTVADKDGNMVSLIQSNYRGMGSGMTPPGLGFVLQNRGEMFDLNPDHFNAFEPGKRPFTTIIPAFITKDGKPYMSFGVMGGGAQPQMHAQVVMNIVDFGMNIQEAGDAPRILHSGSSTVTGDKMTDGGYVSLESHISAETRREFMKRGHVIRDIVGAYGGYQAIMYDSENKVYYGASETRKDGHAAGY from the coding sequence ATGATGAAACACTTAATCAGCTTAGTTCTGCTAATAAACGTCACTACAGCCCACGCCTACGACCGAGTCACCGGCAAGCCCTTTGCCTCGCGCTCTGAAGTCATCGCGCAACACGGGATGGCCGCGACTAGTCAGCCTCTTGCCACTCAAGTCGCACTGGATATTCTTAAAAGTGGTGGCAATGCCATTGATGCCGCCATCGCGGCCAACGCTATGCTGGGCCTTGTTGAACCTACTGGCTGTGGCATTGGTGGGGATTTGTTTGCGATTGTCTGGGATGCCAAGAGCCAACGGTTACATGGACTCAATGCCTCAGGTCGCTCTCCGATGTCTCTGACCCGCGAATACTTTGTTGAAAACGGGTTTAATAAAATCCCCAAATTCGGTCCTTTACCGGTCTCTGTCCCAGGTACGGTGGATGGCTGGTTTATGCTGCATGAGAAGTTTGGCTCAAAACCGATGACCCAAATCTTAGAACCCTCTATCGAATACGCGCGAAAAGGCTTTCCAGTATCTGAGCTTATCGCATATTACTTGGACCGCTCAGTGGCACGCATTGGCAGTTACGAGGGCTTTAAAGAAACCTATATGCCAGATGGCGAGATGCCGAAAAAAGGCGAGATATTTAAAAACCCGTTTCTTGCCAGCACCTATGAAAAAATTGCCACAGGTGGGCGTGATGCCTTTTATAAAGGCGATATCGCACGCACCATCGCAGCATACATGAAAGAGCAAGGCGGATTTTTGACTTATGAAGACCTCGCCCAGCACAGGGGGAACTGGATCGAGCCCGTCTCCTCAAACTATCGTGGTTATGATGTGTGGGAATTACCTCCCAATGGCCAAGGTATTGCCGCACTGCAAATCCTCAATATCATGGAACGCTATGATGTGGCGAGCATGGGGTTTGGTTCGCCAGAATATGTGCATACCTTTGTTGAAGCCAAAAAACTCGCGTTTGCTGACCGTGCCAAGTGGTACGCCGATCCAGAATTTAACGATATCCCCGTTGAACAACTGATTTCAAAAGCTTACGCCGCTGAAAGACAAGCGCTGATTAATCCAAATAAAGCCGCCAAACGCGTGGATGCGGGGCTTAATGAGGGCGATACGATTTATATGACGGTAGCGGATAAAGACGGCAATATGGTGTCGTTGATCCAAAGTAACTACCGCGGCATGGGCTCAGGCATGACCCCGCCGGGCTTGGGGTTTGTGTTGCAAAATCGCGGCGAAATGTTTGACCTCAACCCTGATCATTTCAATGCATTTGAGCCAGGAAAACGTCCATTTACCACCATTATTCCTGCATTCATTACCAAAGACGGTAAGCCATACATGAGCTTTGGCGTTATGGGCGGTGGCGCCCAGCCGCAAATGCACGCACAAGTGGTGATGAACATTGTGGATTTTGGTATGAATATTCAAGAAGCAGGCGATGCACCGCGAATCCTGCACTCAGGCTCTTCCACAGTCACTGGTGATAAAATGACCGATGGCGGCTATGTCTCACTTGAATCTCACATCAGCGCCGAAACGCGTCGAGAATTTATGAAAAGGGGCCATGTCATACGAGATATTGTTGGTGCATACGGCGGTTATCAAGCCATTATGTATGACAGCGAAAATAAAGTGTACTATGGGGCATCTGAGACTCGCAAAGACGGTCACGCCGCCGGTTACTAA
- a CDS encoding S9 family peptidase, with protein MPSRYIRLCATFFLLSVTSLSASPTFAIEQSAIHKFTAEDIFHLEVATSPQVSPDQRHIVYVRRSNDIMTDSTRSSIWIADVAGQSHEPLLSSTRNYYSPRWSPSGDRLAYISTQDGKPQIYVRYMVSGRTALVSNLASSPSSLTWSPDGNQLAFTMSVDSNERPFGIKMPAKPKGAKWAQPFQYIDKARYQADGRGVLDPAYTHIFIVPAEGGTARQLTSGNYHHRGSLSFAADGEQIFFSANRSDNWEYEPAESDIYAVSMDGQITQITSAPGREFAPNVSPNGEMIAYGKRDNKKLAYRNTYLHVMNIDGSNDRKLSADVDNIVSNYHWRGNEGLYYQQMRRGVTQVDYVTLDGEHSAVLQGMGGVSLGRPYTSGTFYAVGDTVAFTRGRTDRPADLFVKKDGAEKQLTALNEDIFGHKTFGEVKEITYTSSIDGEEIQGWYILPPDYDPTKKYPMIIEIHGGPHLAYGPVFTAELQRMAAEGYIVFYNNHRGSTGYGERFALLLQNKYSSKYDFADHMSGVDALIDKGLVDPDQLFITGGSAGGIATAYAIGLTDRFKAAVVAKPVINWLSKVLTADSGLYQIPHQFPGMPWEEVEHYWQRSPLSLVGNVTTPTLLITGVNDKRTPMSETEQFYQALKLRKVETVLVKVPGASHGIASRPSRMVGKIENIIGWFDKYRN; from the coding sequence ATGCCTTCTCGATATATTCGCCTCTGTGCAACATTCTTTTTACTGTCTGTAACATCACTTAGCGCTTCACCCACTTTTGCTATAGAACAAAGTGCAATTCATAAGTTTACTGCCGAAGATATTTTTCATTTAGAAGTTGCGACATCTCCTCAGGTTTCGCCAGACCAAAGACACATCGTCTATGTCCGTCGCTCTAATGACATCATGACGGACAGCACGCGTTCAAGCATTTGGATTGCTGATGTCGCAGGTCAGTCACATGAGCCATTGTTATCATCAACACGTAACTATTACTCGCCGCGTTGGTCTCCATCAGGTGATCGCCTTGCCTATATCTCTACACAAGATGGCAAACCACAGATTTATGTGCGTTATATGGTCAGTGGTCGAACTGCGCTTGTCAGTAATCTAGCCTCTTCACCGAGCTCACTGACATGGTCCCCAGATGGCAATCAGCTCGCATTTACCATGAGTGTTGACTCTAACGAACGTCCGTTCGGGATCAAAATGCCAGCCAAGCCCAAAGGCGCAAAGTGGGCGCAGCCATTTCAATATATTGATAAAGCACGGTATCAAGCCGATGGCAGAGGCGTGTTAGACCCGGCTTACACCCATATCTTTATCGTGCCAGCAGAGGGTGGGACCGCTCGCCAGCTCACTTCGGGCAATTATCATCACCGTGGAAGTTTGAGTTTTGCTGCGGACGGTGAGCAGATTTTTTTCTCCGCCAATCGTTCAGATAATTGGGAATATGAACCAGCAGAATCCGATATTTATGCGGTGTCTATGGACGGTCAAATCACCCAAATAACCTCCGCACCGGGTCGCGAATTTGCCCCAAATGTCTCGCCAAATGGTGAGATGATTGCGTATGGCAAGCGCGATAACAAAAAACTCGCCTATCGCAATACCTATCTACATGTGATGAATATTGATGGCTCAAATGACCGCAAGTTGAGTGCCGATGTGGATAACATCGTGAGCAATTATCACTGGCGCGGCAATGAGGGATTGTATTATCAGCAAATGCGTCGTGGCGTTACGCAAGTCGATTATGTGACGCTGGATGGGGAGCATTCGGCTGTACTGCAAGGGATGGGCGGGGTGTCTCTCGGGCGCCCTTACACCAGTGGGACGTTTTATGCTGTGGGGGATACGGTGGCGTTCACTCGTGGACGCACTGACCGACCTGCGGATTTGTTCGTCAAAAAAGACGGTGCAGAAAAGCAGCTAACGGCGCTGAATGAAGATATCTTCGGGCATAAAACCTTTGGCGAAGTCAAAGAAATTACCTATACATCGTCCATAGACGGCGAGGAAATTCAAGGTTGGTATATCTTACCGCCAGACTATGACCCTACCAAAAAATACCCGATGATCATTGAAATCCACGGTGGCCCACATTTGGCTTATGGTCCGGTGTTTACGGCAGAGCTACAACGTATGGCAGCAGAAGGTTATATTGTATTTTATAACAATCATCGAGGCAGTACGGGTTACGGCGAACGCTTTGCGCTGTTACTGCAAAACAAATATTCCTCAAAATATGATTTTGCCGATCATATGTCAGGTGTTGATGCCTTAATTGATAAGGGCTTGGTCGATCCAGATCAGCTATTTATCACCGGAGGTTCAGCCGGAGGCATTGCCACCGCATACGCCATTGGCTTAACTGATCGCTTTAAAGCGGCTGTCGTTGCGAAACCGGTAATCAACTGGCTATCAAAGGTTCTAACGGCCGATAGTGGGCTCTATCAAATTCCGCATCAGTTTCCCGGCATGCCTTGGGAAGAAGTCGAACACTATTGGCAACGTTCTCCGCTGTCGTTGGTGGGCAACGTCACAACACCGACGCTATTAATAACAGGTGTGAATGACAAGCGTACGCCAATGTCAGAAACCGAGCAGTTCTATCAAGCCCTGAAATTACGCAAAGTGGAGACTGTGCTGGTCAAGGTACCCGGTGCGTCGCATGGAATTGCGTCTAGGCCGTCGCGGATGGTAGGGAAGATAGAAAATATTATTGGTTGGTTTGATAAGTATCGAAATTGA
- a CDS encoding response regulator transcription factor, whose product MDFSKLSITIVDDHCMVREAFANIIQKGLNPLKIHQFSSVEDVLEAEVLCNTDVLITDISLQPNEQNGYELIKHVKSMGFKCKVIVISMHENTIYLKEAKLMNVDGFVHKREASENIINAIEDVVFGKQYFSDDISRKIDLASEQLEIYENLFPKEKEVFLRVAKGEHVKKIAIDMDISVKTVHSHRLNLYKKFGFHSSFDITQYVLKHGILSSEDIIKKS is encoded by the coding sequence ATGGACTTTAGTAAATTGTCAATAACAATTGTTGATGATCATTGTATGGTCAGGGAGGCCTTTGCAAATATTATTCAAAAAGGTTTGAATCCGCTAAAAATTCACCAGTTTAGTTCTGTAGAAGACGTCCTAGAAGCCGAAGTCTTGTGTAATACCGACGTATTAATTACAGATATATCCCTTCAACCGAATGAACAGAATGGGTATGAGTTGATAAAGCATGTTAAGTCGATGGGGTTTAAGTGTAAGGTAATTGTCATTAGTATGCACGAAAACACGATATATTTGAAAGAAGCTAAGCTTATGAATGTAGATGGTTTTGTTCACAAAAGAGAAGCTTCAGAAAACATCATAAATGCTATTGAAGATGTCGTTTTTGGCAAACAGTATTTTTCAGATGATATTAGCAGAAAGATTGACTTAGCTAGTGAGCAGCTTGAAATATATGAAAATTTATTCCCGAAAGAAAAAGAGGTTTTTTTAAGAGTGGCAAAAGGTGAACACGTTAAAAAAATTGCAATTGACATGGATATATCAGTTAAGACCGTGCATTCGCACAGGTTGAACCTTTACAAAAAATTCGGCTTTCATTCAAGTTTTGATATAACACAATACGTACTGAAACACGGCATACTTAGTTCCGAGGACATTATAAAAAAATCTTAA
- a CDS encoding ATP-binding protein, with product MRLFDERQNIHYCYVGIFAFISGYVAIWLSGYFEIHQGLVNFYFPHALRVATLFVLPFRMWAVFLFCSIIGSDAYYHVNIANDAGISIDTVKTFLFYYSMELSTGAIIYAFYLKLVDDWFTVRGVFWITFLSMVYRLVYLAGPAYFKSGFFSFIPVDRYVEFLVAIQISGYIVGFYALLILFVIKWCTENKYRITQKATIRLQGTIGVIFFTCAVLVYISPELEYLIRIAIIIPFFLIASRFGPIAALSYSLLLVTALFIYLANATSELLQIYLPFILSYLLLGFFTFAVLQEHRRMTYGMLKAKKTLEDKNKNLEQMTSQLTKLSEQILSVQEQERQYLSRELHDEIGQNIIVLKSSVYMLEKHDNQDKHIDKIKEQLNLTYSSIYELMHWLRPSVLDNFGLIETLKGDYFAQKLELSDISYKPKVNMTVELNSFMQTAIFRICQEAVNNAIKHSSGNKFEIELIQTNEILHLNIKDNGNAQEDSIGTSGGFGLKIINERVTTLGGICIITNTDGFAISIRIPLTTSGDLKDGL from the coding sequence ATGCGTCTGTTTGATGAACGTCAAAACATACATTATTGTTATGTGGGGATATTTGCGTTTATTTCGGGTTATGTTGCTATTTGGTTAAGTGGATACTTTGAAATCCATCAGGGCTTGGTCAATTTTTATTTCCCACACGCTCTTAGAGTCGCTACGCTATTCGTTTTACCATTTAGAATGTGGGCTGTTTTCTTATTTTGCAGCATTATAGGTTCGGATGCATATTACCACGTCAATATCGCAAATGACGCAGGTATTTCAATTGATACCGTCAAAACCTTCCTATTCTATTATTCTATGGAACTCTCTACTGGCGCCATAATTTATGCGTTCTATCTTAAATTGGTGGATGATTGGTTCACTGTCAGAGGGGTATTTTGGATAACGTTTTTATCTATGGTTTATCGCCTAGTGTACTTGGCCGGACCGGCTTATTTTAAAAGTGGGTTCTTTTCCTTTATTCCCGTTGATAGATATGTTGAATTCTTGGTCGCGATTCAAATCTCTGGGTATATTGTCGGGTTTTATGCACTGCTCATACTCTTTGTTATAAAATGGTGCACTGAGAATAAATATCGAATCACTCAAAAAGCCACAATCAGACTCCAGGGAACCATAGGTGTCATTTTTTTCACCTGTGCGGTTCTTGTCTACATATCTCCTGAGTTAGAGTACCTCATAAGAATCGCCATAATCATACCGTTTTTCTTGATCGCATCACGATTTGGGCCGATTGCGGCATTAAGTTATTCTTTATTACTGGTTACCGCTTTGTTCATCTATCTGGCGAATGCCACTAGTGAATTATTACAGATTTATTTACCCTTTATTCTGAGTTATTTATTGCTGGGTTTTTTTACGTTTGCGGTACTACAAGAACATCGTCGTATGACATACGGGATGCTTAAGGCGAAAAAAACATTAGAGGATAAAAATAAAAACTTAGAACAGATGACCTCACAATTAACCAAGTTGAGTGAACAAATATTGTCTGTTCAGGAACAAGAAAGGCAGTATTTATCACGTGAGTTACACGACGAAATTGGTCAGAATATCATTGTCCTTAAGTCTTCTGTTTACATGCTGGAAAAACATGATAATCAAGATAAGCACATTGATAAAATCAAAGAGCAGTTGAACCTAACCTATTCAAGTATATATGAGTTGATGCATTGGTTAAGGCCAAGTGTTCTTGATAATTTTGGTTTAATCGAAACGCTCAAAGGCGATTATTTTGCTCAAAAATTAGAACTAAGTGACATTTCATATAAACCCAAGGTCAATATGACTGTTGAGCTAAACAGTTTTATGCAGACTGCGATTTTTAGAATATGCCAAGAGGCTGTAAATAACGCGATCAAACATTCCTCTGGAAACAAGTTTGAAATTGAGTTGATACAAACCAACGAAATATTACATCTAAATATCAAAGATAATGGTAACGCGCAAGAAGATAGTATAGGCACTTCAGGCGGGTTTGGCTTAAAAATTATCAATGAGCGTGTGACAACCCTCGGAGGCATTTGCATCATTACTAATACTGATGGATTTGCAATATCGATAAGAATACCTTTGACAACAAGTGGAGATTTGAAAGATGGACTTTAG